The Argentina anserina chromosome 5, drPotAnse1.1, whole genome shotgun sequence genome includes the window tgatgtatgaaaacggacaatttagtacatgaagttctcatttgtaagtcattttggtacctctttcaattttaatcatatttttagggttattttcgtcattctagccctaaactcattaaattcacattttcttcatttcttcctataattgtggcctctttggagataattaaattgatatatctactccatttaacatctacttcgcatatatcaaaaataattttttttcatatacttattgtatcctaattattttttgtaaaaaaaataaattgcctttatgcaattgtaattttttattaaaatatatattttaaattacttataattaaaattattttagattGATAGTtatattatgaaaaattatatacgtaaatcatcacaaatACTAAGTgaatgagttatcaaatttttagtgataatttagaggcaatttgaaagtattatgaaaaaatgaagtaaagtagagATAAGATGACGGAAATACCCGTGAAAATATGGTTAAAATTggcataagtaccaaaatggcctaaatttgagaactttaggtaccaaattgtccgttttcatacatcatgtaccaaattgtccaagtagccaaacatcaggtatcATAGGAAGAATTTATCCTTCTCAATTCACACTTGTCCACGTGTTATCTGTACTTAGGACATCTCAACCGTTTTGATATTTtagaaaaaagaggaaatttaTAGATTTCTTACATTTTTTCACTCCAACCACTTTTGTATTACATTCTCTAAAATAAAGTAATTGATGAAAGAGAAAGTTAATTCTCTAAATTTACAGCAATCTGTAAAAATATAGAGGTAATATTTGTAATAAATTCTCACATATCCCAACACACAATAAATACaaattctcaaatatattggaCTAGAAAGAGAGAACCTAAATGCAAAAGATTAGTAATAAATGCATAAAATTATGAGTATATTTGAATATAGAAAATAGTAATAAATTTACTTTAGTTGTATAATATTTTGGTGTAATAATAAATGTATATATCTGGAAAATAGAGAAATTGTTGGAGTTAATGTCGGAAAATTATGGAGATTTTTAATTTTGCTTCTCTATAATAGATAAATTATGGAgaatctgttggagatgctcttatAGAAACATAAATCTATTTCTCTTTAAACATATCTGGAAAAAAATGTAGTTATCGACATCTTTTAATTTGAACCAGATGATTGAAACATGAAGATttgttttttgtattttttgaaGCATGAAgataatgagaaattttaaatacataCCCCAAATCTCTAAATACACAACCAATTAAAATTTGTAttctaatatttttactaaataaaCCACATAAAGAGCCTAAAATGCgcttaaataaaaaatcatcaaataccctcattatatttttatataggGCTACTATTTAGTGtgattaatatatttattgattTACGTTGACATCTTCTAAATGTTCATGTCGGTTCAGTCTAAAAATTCATAGGTCATTCATATCGATTACTGTTAGTTATTGTGAATAATTATAGGTTATTCTTTTCATATTCTTCAAACATgaaaatgattaaaaaaatgaaatatatatatatatacaatttcGTTGACATTGacgaagaaaaaaatgaagaagatgaatttttttttattgtaagAAGATGAAATctaattaaatgaaaaatcAGAATTTTCATACACGAATTACCTTGTtcgaaattttaaaatagaatgttctatgtttttttatgaaaattaaagaatgaattaattgttTGGATTGATTtccaatcaaaatagatgCTACATtaaatttttcttattttctttgtttctaaaagTAAATATTCCGTCTTTGatgatttaatttatttttaattttcgtaaGTATTATGTATGTCTATTTTAATCATTTGAAATTCATgcaaaatgttatttgaaaTATAGATTGATAGAGATGTATATTAAATGTTTAagagtgtgtatttaaaactaaGCTCATAAGCGTATTGAAGAACTTCTTAATTATCATAAATTTGTACAAAAATGGATCCATACATTTTGTAGACAAACCAGGTTTAAGTAGCTAGATCGAGACTCACTCCATAAATAATCGACGTTCTAGTTTGGGTATATTCTAAGATGTATCGAACTATATCTACGTGATGTTTTAGTACCTTACATATATCATAGTATGGATAACTATGAGTTATTAATGTTGGTGTCGATATCCTTGGGAATTATGAGTTATTATTAAGTGTTTTTTTGTTGTCAACATAATGATGAAAGTATAGCGGTATTTGAACACGGCATTGAAGAAAGTAGACCGAATTAGTTTAATGTCGTGACGAGGTTGTATTCTTACTCTCGAATTAGGTAATTCATGGTTGATTGAAAATTGGTTATTGTTGAACTCTTTCAACACATCCATATTGTTATTAACAAATGACTTGTAGGGTGTAGCTACAAACATTTATGTCAACTTTATATCTTGGTATATATAGAGACCGGCTTCAACCGGTATTTCTAATGATACATGAATGGATCCATACATTTTGTAAAGGTTAACCTTACAAATAATCAACGTGAGTTTCTCGCAAAGAATGAACCCAACTTCtttgagttttgttttttactcTAGCTGTACGTGTCAGATAGAAAGAGAACCGTAAGTTTTTACCCATAGTTTCCTACCGCGGTATCCTCCAGGGGAGACACTATCTGAGCTGGCAGCCACGTCACACTGTGTTCACACACAGCCAAAACCTTAATCTTCGAAACGTGACAATAATTTTCAGTGCACCACATCTCACCTAGTACGTATTATATGCCACCTGTCCGTGAGTCCTGCCCCACCCATAGACCTATCAGTCTCAAACTGAAGCCCCACGCCTTGTACCTCACTTACGCAACTTGCGGAAACTTAACCCTGTTACCGCCACCTGTCCCTCGCTTAACTCTCCGTGTCGTCGTGTCCAGTTTCCCCCAGGCCCCATATCCAAATGTATATAAACCCCTCCCACTGGTCGGTTTAGTTCCATAAGCCCTTCTCAAATTTTCTCCACTACAAAATCTACTCAGTATCACAGTTACACAGTAGCCTCTCTACTCTCTCAGCAGCCTCAGATGAGTAACCAGCTCTCCGACTCCAACCAGCAACCCCAagactcctcctcctccatcgACAAGCCCGAggcctcctccttctccgaCGCCAGCGTCACCTACGGGCGTTCTGCTCACTCCGACGAGGATGTCATATTGGCCTCCAGCAGGCCGAAGAAGCGTGCCGGGAGGCGAGTGTTCAAGGAGACTCGCCACCCGGTCTACCGAGGCGTGAGGCGGAGGAACAACAACAAGTGGGTGTGCGAGGTCAGGGAGCCGAACAAGAAGACGAGGATTTGGCTCGGGACGTACCCGACGGCCGAGATGGCCGCGCGGGCTCATGACGTGGCGGCATTGGCGCTTCGAGGAAAGCAAGCCTGCCTCAATTTCGCTGACTCCGCGTGGCGCCTGCCGGTTCCGGCTTCCCAAGACCAGCTCGACATTCGGagggcggcggccgaagccgcCGAGACATTCCGGCCTGAAGAGTTCGGCGGCGTCTGCGAAAGCTGTGACGACGAGAACGTTAAGGAGAACAATGAGAATGATGAGCAAGTGACGATGGACGCCGGAAATGAGAACGAGGGGTTCTGCCACTTCAAcgaggatgaagaagatgtCTTCCACATGCCGAGGTTGCTGACCAGTATGGCGGAAGGTCTGCTGCTTTCTCCGCCTCGTCATCACACTGTGAACTGGGCAGCCGATGATGACGTGGAAAGCGAGCAAAACTACAGCCTGTGGAGCTTCTCAATCTGAGTGGATCCACGTACAACGTTGTGGAAAAACTAGTAGTCATAAAGGCAACACGTGTCCAGTCGTTATGGTGGACAGGTGTCCGTATTGCTTTTAGTattgtttctttcattctCTGTCGAAGAGATTTGATATTTCTGCGACGGATTTTTGTCTTTCCCACTTGGGCGATATCAGAAAATCGTGGGAAGCCATTATTGTTGTGTACAAATTTTTACTATATATGAACATGATTTTTTGATTGAGAATTTTGCCTTTAATGTTTAACTCTATTACTGTAACGTGGGTGCTTAATTAAAAATGGAAGATATAAGATCTTTTGGTTAGATATTGAAACTGGGTGATTCGTCGGGGAATTACATTGCTCAGGTGGTCGTCGATGTTGTAGTTGGCTCTGTAGACTGTAGTTCGTTAAGACAGTTGACGGCTCTGGTTGATTCAGGTGGGATAGAGAGGCAAAGGGTGTTCgtgtttctttccattttCTACTGAAGTCTGTGAAACTTTGACCTGTACTAATTTCTTTCCGTACGATCCACGTACTCAGATCCTTTTGGGGTTCTTCTACTAGATAAAGTATCTGGGCCTGTCCTTAGTAGAGCGGGGCGCCAGAAGCCCGAAACAACAACAGCCACTAGAAAAGGAAAAGCAGGAGGGGCCTTGGGAAGTGGGAAGTAAATGATTCTATATGGCTTTTCTTAATGTGCAAGGGGACGAGGAAGTTTCAAGAAACGTCCCCACTCCAAATATGTTTGTGCACGAGTATACATCACTTTAATTGCGAAATTCTTCTAGATTGAACGGATTAACATATATGacagaaatatacttaattttttaattaaaagaattatgttttcatcagaATAAAGTGTTATTGTAGGCCCGGATCACTGCTTGATAATGTCATGTGTAAGTTTAGGATTGTAAAATAATGGCTGATACAATAAACAATTATGGTAATTCAATGTTATAAATTAAAGTTACTATAACGAACTTGGTGATAGTTAATTCAATTTTATCTAAACAAGCAAGCGTATAAGTCGAGTACAGCTGCACCTCATCCGACATATCTAGTATCAGCCGCAATATATCTTCCGATGATAACATAGGCTAACCACCATAGCTAAGGCGAGAACTTGTCAAGGACGCAGTCCCACCATGAAAACCTAGGATTCAAAGCAAAATTTGATACCCCCATAGCACATAGAATACAATTGATGAGTTCGTTTTCCCTTTCTGAAAGACAAATCGTAGTTTTAACTGTTAaccttttaatttttaatgatAAGTGTGATAACGTGGACAAAGGTTACTTAGGAATCTAGTGGATATTGTCGCTTGGCTTTATGATAAGAGAATACTTGGAATATTCTTCTAATTAAAGTTGCAGAATCCAAATGTGATGTGTAGACTAACTATGGCGCCAGCTGGTCTTCTTCCAGTTGGCTAAATAAGTGTTGACTTTGTATTGGCTTCAGCAACCCCTGCCCTTTCTTTATATGCATTGCCTACTTTGTTTGAAGTACTGGAAATTTTGACCACATATACGCTAATTTCTGCTATTCTTGGTCGTCCACGGTTGGTGACTGAGAAATTCCTCTAACACGTTTGTCTCACTAAATTAATTGATTGTGGGCGGTAGTTCACTTGAAGAATTTCTCTTAATTTGGACAATCGTCTTTTGACAAGAGAGTACATGCAGAAAACCCTCTCATACTTAAGTTAGTATTTTTCTTAACTATTCTCAACTCTAATAACCAGAATAAGATATTTTACCTCTTGTATATCCCCTTTTTTATATAGTGGAATTTTTCCATTGTCACTAAATAGCTTTTATGATCATCATTAACTGAGACATTCAAGTGCACTTATGTTTGTTCTCATTCATGTTATCGTTGGTTACAACATTCATGTTTTGTTAATGCGTCGGTTTCATATCAAACATTCATTAGTCATTATAATCGACTGAATTATGATTGTCATTCAAGTCTCCATCAACTACCTCATTCATCGTTACCTTGATTGTCATAATTAATTCGCCGCAATAATTATTCATACTTAATCTGTCTTTACTCACGGTAATTATTTCATCTTTATTGTTGGATACTAATATTTTCTTGCTCCCACGTCCACTTATATCGTTTTGGTTCTTTTACCTGGAAAATGACTTGGTCGGATAgagaattttttatttttttcagtaTGAGATGGCCGAGAGTCCAATCACAAGAAAAGCAGGAcaatattgaatatattgatTCGACGTATGCAGAACGAGGCCTGGACAGTGACGTTTGGGTAAGGCTGAAGCAACCCAAATGGAATTCTAGCTCAGCTTAATTTGCAGAGAGAGCTTATCATATATGCTCTTTACAGACTcttaacttagaaaataaactGCGCGGCTTATCTAATAGTTACTTCGATCTCTGAGAAGTACCTCACCTCTACGTACTGAAAAAGTTCATCATCACAAGTAGTCGATACGTGAAATAGGATCAAAAGGAGGTTAGCTCGAGCAATTCTTACCTTAAAATAGGATCATAACTGAAGGTCGAGTTAGAACTACGTACGTATAACTCAAATGACCAGATGAAGATTGATCGATGATATAGTATCGATCCCTTTTAAGGTATAGGCTACTGAAGTTGAATTGTGTGACAAGGTGAGTCCATACGCCGACTAAATTGTTTTAACATAAAACCTCATGCATCTTAAGATTTACGTGGTTacgtgaaaaaaaaatcgttACTATTTCCTGCCTAGTTAGCTAACAATTAGTACAGAATAAGTGACCTTATTTGAACCAGACTATCACGTACTTCTAATTGGTTTCGCCTACAAGAGTGGGCATGCAGGACCTCGATTCTTAAATTTTGTGTATACGCACTACGCAGGCCAAGACCGACAGTCAAACGATGAACGGATCGGAAGGTGCTAGTCAGAAACAAAcgaataaaatttactaagaTGATCGACTCAAATACTTTAACAGTACGGTTAGTGAAATGGTTTCTGGAGAAACCCTTCCGAAGCATACTAGTAAAACTAGGTTGTGCTATACATCCAGCTATACGATACTTAATATGTCGGGGTGGTCCATCTGTGCGTACTTGATGTACGCCCATCGACACCTTAAAGCTTAAAACGTACTAAGGGGAGATCGAAGAGAACCAAATTAATATTATACAGACCGGGGCTTTAAACGTACAAGAGTGATAAACATAGTTGCCAAGAATTAACTTGAGTTGCAGAGAAGGAAAAGATGAAAGACGAAGCTAAGGGGAGAGAAGATGTGGAACCTTTCTTTGATATTTCACGAAATGAAAAAACAGTAATGAAATATTACAACACCACACTGTTTATAGTTTATACTTATATAGTCCAAGGAAATTAAAACTAACTCTAACAACATAGTAATTTAATATTGACTTTGACCAAGACAAATGTGGCAAGACCATGAGGAGAAATTTTTCTGTGCTACCGTAGTACCACGTGATAATACTCAGTGGTCTACTAATAGAGCGTTCTAAaccgtctataataaaccctgcaaaatgtcatcgttagtatagaataagcagagatcgttcagtccggggaattgaaaggaactctaaacttttagtgttaacaaataattggggggggggggggttgagATTGAATATtaactaataaaataaaacctaaattactatttacatgatcgacttctctttaacaaacttaaacaaaatttaccattacaccacattattataagttcgaacctatcatgcattctaattcgaccaattacatattttttagacaccaatacaattagagcattaggggatcatctaatcatgcaagatttcaattaacatttagattgacttagggcctaatctaaatttgcatgcaatcaaattcaataacacttagagtagaaatcaaacaagattacatttaaacaccaaatcttttttggagacatgtttcatgtgtggtgtcacccaccatggtttcacatgtaaattttcagaatttttaccacttttaatcaacacaaaccgaacatacttagggcatgattcaatttgtgtcaatatggttgatgaatctagcactcaaacacaatcttagggactgcatccaaacactaaattcatatacacatatctgaaaaataactaaaagtatgagaaagatgattagaacacaacagtagaaatacaaacttcaataattataagaacatagattcggcatagtctcaaaaacatatcaaatacaa containing:
- the LOC126794605 gene encoding dehydration-responsive element-binding protein 1E-like — protein: MSNQLSDSNQQPQDSSSSIDKPEASSFSDASVTYGRSAHSDEDVILASSRPKKRAGRRVFKETRHPVYRGVRRRNNNKWVCEVREPNKKTRIWLGTYPTAEMAARAHDVAALALRGKQACLNFADSAWRLPVPASQDQLDIRRAAAEAAETFRPEEFGGVCESCDDENVKENNENDEQVTMDAGNENEGFCHFNEDEEDVFHMPRLLTSMAEGLLLSPPRHHTVNWAADDDVESEQNYSLWSFSI